A part of Lacibacter sp. H407 genomic DNA contains:
- a CDS encoding sensor histidine kinase — MKLKLPYYTSRDYSVLALILLPISIVLNSIILGIKYYSSWQIFIVATGLACFAFAINFTLCGGWAVLMKRRFPEERQVGIKLSVMILTFIVITGLFLASLFKGYELIQMFNYTFDQRIFFLAYIGMGIVNVFITLLMEGLDRYEKWNNSLKETEQLKKVFKQSQLQGLKSQLNPHFLFNSLNSLSSLIQDDEEKAERFLNEMSKVYRYMLRNDEDHLVSLETELQFVDSYFYLLKARYGEGLQLSVRVSDAAAKNLLPPLSLQVLIENAFTQNSMSKSSPLCIAIDTPTDTTLIVHNNVQPKLVTEEIHDMEAELDHLVNKFQLLNQSPVLIKETGGERSIRLPLIVKQEEVAV; from the coding sequence ATGAAATTGAAATTACCATATTACACCAGCCGGGATTACAGTGTTTTAGCATTGATTCTTTTGCCAATTTCTATTGTGCTTAATTCAATTATTCTGGGCATTAAATATTATTCAAGCTGGCAAATATTTATCGTAGCAACAGGATTGGCATGTTTTGCATTTGCCATCAATTTTACACTTTGCGGTGGATGGGCAGTATTGATGAAACGTCGGTTTCCTGAGGAGCGGCAGGTTGGCATCAAGTTGAGTGTAATGATCTTGACGTTCATAGTAATTACAGGCTTGTTTCTGGCTTCGCTGTTTAAGGGGTATGAACTGATTCAGATGTTCAATTACACGTTCGATCAACGTATTTTTTTTCTGGCTTATATCGGAATGGGGATTGTGAATGTTTTTATTACTCTACTCATGGAGGGGCTCGACCGTTATGAAAAATGGAACAATAGTTTAAAAGAAACAGAGCAATTAAAAAAAGTTTTCAAACAGAGTCAACTGCAGGGGTTGAAGAGCCAGTTGAATCCGCATTTCCTCTTCAACAGTTTAAATTCATTATCAAGTTTAATACAGGATGATGAAGAAAAAGCAGAACGTTTTTTGAATGAAATGAGTAAAGTATATCGTTATATGCTGCGCAACGATGAAGATCATTTGGTAAGCCTGGAAACAGAATTACAGTTTGTGGATTCTTATTTTTATTTGCTGAAAGCACGCTATGGCGAAGGGTTACAATTATCGGTGCGTGTAAGCGATGCGGCTGCTAAAAATTTATTACCACCATTATCGCTGCAGGTGTTGATTGAAAATGCATTTACACAAAACAGTATGAGCAAGTCCAGTCCACTATGCATTGCCATTGACACACCTACTGACACAACATTGATCGTGCACAACAACGTGCAACCAAAACTTGTAACTGAAGAGATACATGATATGGAAGCTGAGCTTGATCACCTGGTAAATAAATTCCAGTTGCTCAATCAATCGCCCGTACTCATCAAAGAAACAGGAGGCGAGCGAAGCATACGTTTGCCATTGATCGTTAAACAAGAGGAGGTAGCTGTATGA
- a CDS encoding OmpA family protein, producing the protein MNKHLFIAILFLVPMMLQAQVGNILNRAKAKVNQRVNTKIDKGIDEALDEVEGKGKQKPATNNSTDGSASSTKKNVGYASSFDFIPGEKLLYTEDFSQDAIGELPLNWNTTGKGEVVTVDGLSGNWTKMYQNSFYLTGNKTEFPKNFTVEFDLLLAFNYKSYTLPLVTFGLLSSSDLATTENELMTNHSKYQSTEVMLRPGYKSTPSYAGVKSFIERKDFYKSTDQELNSFDDNYNKVIHIALQIQESRLRIWINSEKVFDIPKALATQYMFNQLFFKIHSSGYKENEIGFYLGNIKVATGIPDTRHKLMEEGTFSTTGILFNVNEATLQPTSYGVIREIAAVLKANPSVRISITGHTDSDGADAANLTLSQKRAATVKDVLTNEFGIDAARLETDGKGEAKPVADNKTKEGKAANRRVEFTKL; encoded by the coding sequence ATGAACAAACATCTTTTTATTGCGATTCTGTTTTTAGTGCCAATGATGTTGCAGGCACAAGTCGGTAATATATTGAATCGTGCAAAGGCAAAAGTAAATCAGCGTGTCAATACAAAAATTGACAAAGGGATTGATGAAGCATTGGATGAAGTGGAAGGAAAAGGAAAACAGAAACCTGCCACCAACAATTCAACCGATGGCTCTGCTTCTTCAACTAAAAAGAATGTGGGATATGCAAGCAGCTTTGATTTTATTCCCGGCGAAAAATTATTGTACACCGAAGATTTTTCGCAGGATGCCATTGGTGAATTGCCACTTAACTGGAATACGACCGGCAAAGGTGAAGTAGTAACTGTAGATGGTTTGAGTGGCAACTGGACAAAGATGTACCAGAACTCTTTTTACCTCACAGGTAATAAAACGGAGTTTCCAAAAAACTTTACGGTTGAGTTTGATCTGCTGCTGGCATTTAACTACAAGAGTTATACACTTCCGTTGGTTACGTTTGGGTTGTTGTCAAGTAGTGACTTGGCTACTACAGAGAATGAGCTAATGACCAATCACAGTAAATACCAATCAACAGAAGTAATGCTTCGTCCGGGTTATAAAAGTACACCCAGCTATGCCGGCGTGAAAAGTTTTATTGAACGAAAAGATTTTTATAAAAGCACTGATCAGGAATTAAACAGCTTTGATGATAATTACAACAAAGTAATACACATTGCCTTGCAGATACAGGAAAGCCGCTTACGCATCTGGATCAACAGCGAAAAAGTATTTGATATACCAAAAGCACTGGCAACACAATACATGTTTAATCAACTATTCTTCAAGATCCATAGTTCGGGGTATAAAGAAAATGAAATTGGCTTTTATCTCGGCAATATCAAAGTGGCAACGGGTATCCCTGATACAAGACATAAGCTGATGGAAGAAGGTACATTCTCAACAACAGGCATTCTCTTTAATGTAAATGAAGCAACGTTGCAGCCAACATCGTATGGTGTGATCCGGGAAATTGCAGCGGTGCTTAAAGCAAATCCATCGGTACGCATCAGCATTACCGGACATACTGATAGTGATGGGGCAGATGCCGCCAATCTTACGCTCTCACAAAAACGTGCAGCAACTGTAAAGGATGTATTAACGAACGAGTTTGGTATTGATGCAGCAAGACTTGAAACTGATGGGAAGGGCGAAGCAAAACCTGTGGCCGACAATAAAACCAAAGAAGGAAAAGCAGCCAACCGCAGAGTTGAATTTACTAAACTGTAA
- a CDS encoding ligand-binding sensor domain-containing protein: protein MLHKFFLFCGCIFFLSGLSAQQLDYTFTHYSTNSGLLSNQINSIVQDEKGFIWTGTTDGLQRFDGIRYKSFRHIKNDSTSLPSNPVWQLKVDHKKNLWVFLASGEIGIFNTKTFKFRQAHVKTIHPRAEKTSVKRMTEDDKGNIFLILGGNEVLTYNAALHEFAPAHNFFLFKPEWRIADFAPQPGTQKYWISIQDHGFAIYNHATKSLSYAGNNKEDEKLIDEFNGNRHPYGLYFDKQNRLWFFTWGNGFPSIYCYDLRKKEFILYEYNLIATLQTYYEVHGFLEQEDGSLWLRGLQVFGRFNETTKQFQFVKNGYGNERSIAYENIRGLIEDREKNIWVATSNNGVFRFNPAQHAFQNITHINRIIGKQGTGSALSFSETKWGTVLVGTWGDGLYHYDKNFNQIPLNLKGIKENESYSFWNMVASADSNTIWLSAQPGIMKINQDQRTATYYNPPALENRTMRQIAEDKFGNLWVGAQSIGLFKWDAAKGANDFNNGIRKLKNVPQQQVNKIIIDSKGLVWVAFGIGGAYAIDPATEKIVYQFSDQLPYPYKLPEEGVSSLLEYNDSMMIITTSTQIVLYNKRSNKSSLVGTAETISGYITDLRKDKNGYVWLTSTSGLYRINVEKNVFVRFTKEDGIDNENFIVAASALLRDGRMLLGSTNQFIVFDPLAIIVKRSAPSVIVTDFKIRNKSVPVDSLQQLKTINLKPGNNSISIEFSCLEFSTPYKVAYRMSHIDKDWVIADASQQAIYSYLPSGTYLFELRSIDEEGRMGTTITQLEIKMNAPFWKTWWFYGILILLSAAFIYWLDRERMKRKEAMLQMRTSIADNLHNEVNTALNNINILSEMAKIKADKDPQKSKEYIEQIHTKSHNMMIAMDDMLWSIDPHNDNMQKTIERMKEYLDALRNRHQVEIEIVFEKNVELLELNMKLRHEAFLLFKDAINSLVQAGAKKCQIHLGIEKSKLQFTMQIENDCCDMQQLNNLLQRQDMEIRLAAIKAKLDVQVHKSSSVFILQVPVA, encoded by the coding sequence ATGCTGCACAAGTTTTTCCTTTTTTGCGGATGTATATTTTTTCTGAGCGGATTATCTGCGCAGCAATTGGATTATACATTTACGCATTACTCCACCAATTCAGGATTGTTATCGAACCAGATCAACAGCATTGTGCAGGATGAAAAAGGGTTTATCTGGACGGGCACTACCGACGGACTGCAACGTTTTGACGGTATCCGTTATAAATCATTCCGGCATATAAAGAACGACAGCACCAGCCTGCCTTCCAACCCGGTGTGGCAGTTGAAAGTTGATCACAAAAAAAACTTATGGGTGTTTCTTGCCAGTGGAGAGATCGGCATTTTCAATACGAAAACATTCAAGTTTCGTCAAGCGCATGTTAAAACCATTCATCCACGTGCTGAAAAAACGTCGGTGAAGCGGATGACCGAAGATGATAAAGGAAATATTTTTTTGATACTGGGTGGCAATGAAGTACTCACCTATAATGCAGCCCTGCATGAATTCGCCCCGGCACATAATTTTTTCTTATTTAAACCTGAATGGCGTATTGCTGATTTTGCTCCGCAACCCGGCACCCAAAAATATTGGATCAGTATACAGGATCACGGCTTTGCGATTTACAATCATGCAACCAAATCGCTGAGTTATGCAGGTAACAACAAAGAAGATGAAAAACTGATCGATGAATTTAACGGCAACCGCCATCCCTATGGGTTATACTTTGATAAACAGAACCGGCTTTGGTTCTTTACCTGGGGCAATGGTTTTCCTTCGATCTATTGCTACGATCTTCGAAAGAAAGAATTTATCCTGTATGAATATAATTTGATCGCAACACTTCAAACCTACTATGAAGTGCATGGATTTCTGGAGCAGGAAGATGGGAGTCTCTGGTTACGGGGCCTGCAGGTGTTTGGGCGATTTAACGAAACAACAAAACAATTTCAATTTGTAAAGAACGGTTATGGCAACGAGCGAAGTATTGCGTATGAAAACATCAGAGGGTTAATCGAAGATCGTGAAAAAAATATCTGGGTCGCCACCAGCAATAATGGTGTGTTTCGTTTTAACCCTGCACAGCATGCGTTTCAAAACATCACACACATCAACCGGATCATCGGCAAACAGGGAACAGGAAGTGCGTTGTCGTTTTCGGAAACCAAATGGGGAACTGTACTTGTTGGCACCTGGGGCGATGGATTGTATCATTACGATAAAAACTTCAACCAAATTCCTTTGAATCTGAAAGGAATAAAAGAAAATGAAAGCTATTCGTTTTGGAATATGGTTGCATCTGCCGACAGCAATACGATTTGGTTATCGGCACAACCCGGCATTATGAAGATCAACCAGGATCAGCGAACGGCAACGTACTACAACCCTCCTGCGTTGGAAAACAGGACAATGCGGCAAATAGCAGAAGATAAGTTTGGCAACTTATGGGTCGGCGCACAAAGTATTGGACTGTTTAAGTGGGATGCTGCAAAGGGAGCCAATGATTTTAACAACGGAATTCGAAAACTTAAGAACGTACCGCAACAACAGGTAAACAAGATTATAATTGATTCAAAAGGGTTGGTTTGGGTTGCATTTGGAATTGGAGGTGCGTATGCTATAGATCCAGCAACAGAAAAAATTGTTTATCAATTCAGCGACCAACTTCCGTATCCTTACAAACTGCCTGAAGAGGGTGTATCATCGCTACTGGAATATAACGACAGCATGATGATCATCACCACTTCCACGCAAATCGTGTTGTACAACAAGCGCAGTAACAAGTCGTCGCTTGTTGGAACCGCCGAAACAATTTCCGGTTATATTACCGACCTGCGCAAAGACAAGAACGGCTATGTATGGCTAACCAGCACCAGTGGCCTGTACCGGATCAACGTTGAAAAAAATGTATTCGTTCGTTTTACAAAAGAAGATGGAATTGACAACGAAAATTTTATTGTTGCAGCATCAGCGCTGTTACGTGATGGCCGGATGTTGTTAGGCAGTACCAATCAGTTTATTGTTTTTGATCCGCTTGCAATTATTGTAAAACGCTCGGCCCCATCGGTGATCGTTACTGATTTTAAGATCAGAAATAAATCAGTACCGGTTGATTCATTGCAACAACTGAAAACAATTAATCTGAAACCCGGCAACAATTCGATCAGTATTGAATTTTCCTGTCTGGAATTTTCTACTCCATATAAAGTGGCTTACCGGATGAGCCATATTGACAAAGACTGGGTAATTGCAGATGCCAGTCAGCAAGCGATCTATTCCTATTTACCAAGCGGCACATACCTGTTTGAACTGCGTTCGATCGATGAAGAAGGACGAATGGGTACCACCATTACGCAACTTGAAATAAAAATGAATGCGCCGTTCTGGAAAACATGGTGGTTCTATGGTATTCTTATTTTGCTTAGTGCAGCATTTATTTATTGGCTCGATCGGGAACGGATGAAACGGAAAGAAGCGATGTTGCAAATGCGTACTTCTATTGCCGACAATCTGCACAATGAAGTAAACACTGCTTTGAACAATATCAATATCCTGAGTGAGATGGCGAAGATTAAAGCCGATAAAGATCCACAGAAATCGAAAGAATACATTGAACAAATCCATACCAAAAGCCATAACATGATGATCGCAATGGATGATATGTTATGGAGTATTGATCCGCATAACGATAACATGCAGAAAACGATCGAACGCATGAAAGAATACCTGGACGCATTACGTAACCGGCACCAGGTAGAGATCGAAATTGTGTTTGAAAAAAATGTGGAGCTGCTGGAGTTGAATATGAAACTGCGCCATGAAGCATTTCTCCTTTTTAAAGATGCCATTAACAGCCTGGTACAGGCCGGTGCAAAAAAATGCCAGATCCATTTAGGCATTGAAAAATCGAAGCTGCAATTCACCATGCAAATTGAAAACGATTGTTGCGACATGCAGCAGCTCAACAATCTCCTTCAACGGCAGGATATGGAAATTAGGCTTGCTGCTATCAAAGCAAAGCTGGATGTGCAGGTTCATAAAAGCAGTTCGGTTTTTATACTGCAGGTTCCTGTTGCTTAA
- a CDS encoding hemerythrin domain-containing protein: protein MKRYNIFNQVHKGLRALLYETIIKLQQTDFTDAEDAEEAVQQVKIILELFDEHAHTEDTFILPAIAEYEPSVVDVFEQEHVKDLTLSKNVHGLLQAFSLTISANAKQEIGAAISKAVFEFTLFNLEHMKKEEDVLNKLLWRYFDDEHLHSITATIIANVPAEKMPLYNKWMMRGLSNTEIIDWLKQVKNNAPDFVFQSFLGLAMAELTDNRWQKIQEHLTEGAMLAS from the coding sequence ATGAAACGTTATAATATTTTCAACCAGGTCCACAAAGGATTACGTGCATTGTTGTATGAAACAATTATCAAACTTCAGCAAACCGATTTTACAGATGCAGAAGATGCAGAAGAAGCGGTTCAGCAAGTGAAAATTATTCTTGAATTATTTGATGAGCATGCGCATACAGAAGATACATTTATTCTTCCGGCCATTGCTGAATATGAACCTTCTGTTGTGGATGTGTTTGAACAGGAGCATGTAAAAGATCTTACTCTCAGTAAAAATGTACATGGGTTACTTCAGGCATTTTCGCTTACGATTTCTGCAAATGCAAAACAGGAAATTGGCGCAGCTATCAGTAAGGCGGTATTTGAATTTACATTGTTCAACCTGGAGCATATGAAAAAGGAAGAAGATGTTCTCAACAAATTATTATGGCGCTATTTTGATGATGAGCACTTGCATAGTATTACAGCTACTATAATTGCGAATGTACCTGCTGAGAAAATGCCACTTTACAATAAATGGATGATGCGTGGATTGTCAAATACAGAGATCATTGATTGGCTGAAACAGGTAAAAAACAATGCGCCCGATTTTGTATTTCAATCGTTCCTTGGTCTTGCAATGGCAGAGCTGACGGACAATCGCTGGCAAAAAATTCAGGAGCACTTAACAGAGGGAGCAATGCTGGCTTCCTGA
- a CDS encoding sensor histidine kinase → MSSKWNKPTKLQVHSFFASMPIISILLNYIMFDQRLFNDFMVWFISFPLIFIVGMGSWRGHVFIGNYIKHRLPEIRQTKSRILIQAFCLIPFMSLSVTFIFFLYDLIHVLSYEFSMEDFKAGLIIGFCVNLIFETLYEADYVLERYKESVEEKQNMQQLSMFQEFDSLKNQVNPHFLFNCFNTLSSLISEDKKTAEKFLNELSKVYRYLLRNNEDGLSTVDNEIRFIRSYYQLLQTRHGEAVQLNIEIDKRYDTYMLPSLTLQLLVENVVKHNVLSKNKPLVIDIFTTAGNKLVVNNNLQRRTVKVPSNKVGLGNIKAKYELLKQQGFQVIDDEKNYTVVLPLIWNNNTETKRTIINETKTV, encoded by the coding sequence ATGAGTAGTAAATGGAATAAGCCGACCAAGCTACAGGTGCATTCGTTCTTTGCATCCATGCCTATTATTTCAATACTGCTGAATTATATTATGTTCGATCAGCGGCTGTTCAATGATTTTATGGTATGGTTCATTTCTTTTCCATTGATCTTTATAGTCGGTATGGGCTCGTGGAGAGGACATGTGTTTATCGGGAACTACATTAAGCATCGGCTGCCGGAGATCAGACAAACAAAAAGCAGGATACTGATACAGGCATTTTGTTTGATCCCGTTCATGTCGCTGTCTGTTACGTTTATCTTTTTTTTGTATGATCTTATACATGTGCTCAGCTATGAATTTTCGATGGAAGATTTTAAAGCAGGGCTGATCATTGGTTTTTGTGTGAACCTCATTTTTGAAACCTTGTATGAAGCTGATTACGTGCTGGAGCGGTACAAAGAAAGTGTGGAGGAAAAACAGAACATGCAGCAGCTGTCAATGTTTCAGGAGTTTGACAGTTTGAAGAACCAGGTAAACCCCCATTTTCTGTTCAATTGTTTTAATACACTTTCTTCACTGATCTCGGAAGATAAAAAAACAGCCGAGAAATTTTTGAATGAATTGAGCAAAGTGTATCGTTACCTGTTACGTAATAATGAAGATGGTCTCAGTACGGTAGACAATGAGATCCGTTTCATCCGTTCGTATTACCAGTTATTACAAACACGTCATGGTGAAGCGGTGCAGTTAAATATTGAAATTGATAAACGCTACGATACCTACATGCTGCCTTCTCTTACATTACAACTGCTGGTGGAGAATGTAGTGAAGCACAATGTGCTGTCGAAAAACAAGCCATTGGTGATCGATATTTTTACAACGGCCGGCAACAAACTGGTGGTGAACAATAACCTGCAACGAAGAACGGTAAAAGTGCCCAGTAATAAAGTAGGGCTCGGTAATATAAAGGCAAAATATGAACTGTTGAAGCAGCAAGGCTTCCAGGTAATTGATGATGAAAAAAATTATACCGTGGTATTGCCGTTAATATGGAATAACAATACCGAAACAAAGCGAACAATTATTAACGAAACCAAAACAGTATAA
- a CDS encoding MATE family efflux transporter — protein MTTNQKPNRLSYIYQTFKQSLNGEQQDYTTGSIRKAVFLLAIPMILELSLESVFAVVDMFFVGKLGENAIATVGLTESVITIVYSVAIGLSTAATAVVARRIGEKNPDAAAHAGAQSLLIAFVVTALISVAGIVYASDILRLMGASDDVVKDGTIFTQIMLGGSIVIMLLFLINGIFRGAGDAAMAMKSLWIASIINIILCPIFIHYLGLKGAAIATVIGRSSGVLYQCWHLFKGNGILKMTAAHFGFDPKLIRSIVTIAWPATLQFVIASGSWIFLARLVAETGGTTASAGYQVAIRNVVFFILPAWGLSNAAATLVGQNLGAKQIQRAEQSVLLTAKYNAIFMSLVTVLFVFFAKPIISIFSQDAGVIAYGARALQIIGTGYIFYGIGMVMIQALNGAGDTKTPTWINFIGFWLFQIPLAYFLAKGLDMNSTGAFIAIPVAETLIALVAWYYFKKGKWKLVQV, from the coding sequence AAGCAGTGTTTCTGCTGGCCATTCCCATGATCCTAGAACTGAGCCTTGAAAGCGTATTTGCTGTAGTAGATATGTTTTTTGTAGGTAAGCTTGGCGAAAATGCAATTGCAACTGTTGGCCTTACCGAATCGGTGATCACCATTGTCTATTCCGTAGCCATTGGCTTAAGCACAGCAGCTACGGCCGTTGTAGCAAGACGGATCGGTGAAAAAAATCCGGATGCTGCTGCACACGCCGGTGCACAATCCTTACTTATTGCATTTGTTGTAACTGCTCTTATCAGTGTAGCAGGTATTGTTTATGCATCGGATATTTTACGATTAATGGGTGCCAGTGATGATGTGGTAAAAGACGGCACCATTTTTACACAGATCATGCTGGGCGGAAGTATTGTGATCATGTTACTTTTCCTCATCAATGGTATTTTCAGAGGAGCAGGTGATGCGGCCATGGCGATGAAAAGTTTATGGATCGCCAGTATCATCAATATCATTCTCTGCCCCATATTTATCCATTACCTGGGATTGAAAGGCGCTGCTATTGCAACCGTAATTGGACGAAGTTCCGGTGTGTTGTATCAATGCTGGCATTTATTCAAAGGCAATGGTATTTTAAAAATGACGGCTGCTCACTTTGGGTTTGATCCAAAACTCATTCGCTCTATTGTAACCATTGCATGGCCAGCCACTTTACAGTTTGTAATTGCAAGCGGCAGCTGGATCTTTCTTGCACGTCTTGTAGCAGAAACAGGTGGCACCACCGCATCAGCAGGTTACCAGGTAGCCATCCGCAATGTGGTGTTCTTTATTTTACCGGCATGGGGATTGAGTAATGCGGCGGCAACATTGGTAGGACAAAATCTTGGCGCCAAACAAATTCAACGGGCCGAGCAAAGTGTGTTACTAACGGCGAAGTATAATGCCATTTTTATGAGCCTTGTCACGGTACTGTTTGTATTTTTTGCAAAACCCATTATCAGCATTTTCTCGCAGGATGCAGGCGTGATCGCATACGGTGCCAGAGCTTTGCAGATCATTGGTACCGGTTATATTTTTTACGGAATAGGGATGGTAATGATACAGGCATTGAATGGCGCAGGCGATACAAAAACGCCTACCTGGATCAACTTTATTGGCTTCTGGTTATTCCAGATTCCGCTTGCTTATTTCCTCGCAAAAGGATTGGATATGAATTCAACCGGTGCATTTATTGCCATACCGGTGGCTGAAACATTGATCGCATTGGTAGCGTGGTACTATTTCAAAAAAGGAAAGTGGAAACTGGTGCAGGTATAA
- a CDS encoding c-type cytochrome has translation MKRFKKIAKWTGIILLFIVVALTALTATRQDLRFEAPYPNIKASTDSTVIAQGKHLVYSMAHCADCHSDQNTDSLAQLGIEPTLSGGRKFEFELGKFYSRNITSDAETGIGKLSDAEIARTLYYGVNSKGQAMIDFMPFHNVSEEDMTAIISYLRTLKPVKNKVPENEYSTMGKVLKAFLIKPVGPSGEIPKTVTKDTSAAYGSYIVNYVANCTGCHTQRGPTGELIGEHLAGGNPFIEPGVDTLTPPNLTPHTESRMYGWSKKNFIDRVRMGKLIKHSHMPWNSYKKMTDDELTAVYNYLQSVKPSKTSVEEK, from the coding sequence ATGAAGCGATTTAAAAAAATTGCGAAATGGACCGGCATTATTCTGCTGTTCATTGTCGTAGCACTCACCGCATTAACTGCCACCCGTCAGGACCTTCGTTTTGAAGCACCTTATCCCAACATTAAAGCATCAACAGACAGTACAGTTATTGCACAGGGGAAACATCTTGTTTACAGCATGGCGCATTGTGCCGATTGCCACAGCGATCAAAACACAGATTCATTAGCACAACTGGGTATTGAACCAACGCTGAGTGGCGGAAGAAAGTTTGAATTTGAATTGGGAAAATTCTATAGCAGAAACATTACGTCTGATGCTGAAACCGGTATCGGTAAATTATCAGATGCTGAGATTGCCCGCACATTATATTATGGCGTTAATTCAAAAGGGCAGGCTATGATCGATTTTATGCCTTTCCACAATGTAAGCGAAGAAGATATGACAGCGATTATTTCGTATCTGCGAACATTAAAGCCAGTAAAAAATAAAGTACCTGAAAATGAATACAGCACAATGGGGAAAGTGCTCAAGGCTTTTCTAATAAAACCTGTTGGTCCAAGTGGGGAAATTCCAAAAACTGTTACGAAAGATACATCGGCTGCATATGGTAGTTATATTGTAAACTATGTAGCCAATTGTACCGGTTGCCATACACAACGTGGCCCAACCGGTGAATTGATAGGAGAACATCTGGCTGGTGGTAATCCGTTTATTGAACCCGGTGTTGATACTTTAACGCCTCCCAATCTTACACCACATACTGAAAGCCGAATGTATGGCTGGAGTAAAAAGAACTTTATTGATCGTGTACGCATGGGCAAATTGATAAAACATAGTCACATGCCATGGAATTCATATAAGAAAATGACAGATGATGAATTGACCGCTGTTTACAATTATCTGCAATCGGTAAAGCCATCTAAAACATCAGTTGAAGAAAAATAA
- a CDS encoding GIN domain-containing protein encodes MNVKHLFAAMLLLVATAANAQTSGSKKAAIKKINVERFHKLVIDASIDVLLIEDDAPGKLYIEGDSTYFNEITVTEKEGVLTIAATKDRNYKKRIYIGLPVQQLKEVEINAASFVLGMNTLKSPNLIVKMNYDCIVSLKSTGPIELKTNTETSYTQFKELPRQYRNSFGK; translated from the coding sequence ATGAATGTTAAACATCTGTTTGCAGCCATGCTGTTGCTGGTTGCAACTGCTGCAAATGCACAAACAAGCGGATCAAAAAAAGCAGCCATCAAAAAAATCAACGTTGAACGTTTTCACAAACTGGTGATCGATGCATCCATTGATGTACTCCTCATTGAAGACGATGCACCCGGCAAACTTTATATTGAGGGTGACTCCACTTACTTCAATGAGATAACAGTTACTGAAAAAGAAGGTGTGCTTACGATTGCCGCCACCAAAGACCGGAATTACAAAAAGCGTATTTACATTGGCTTACCGGTGCAACAACTGAAAGAAGTGGAGATCAATGCAGCTTCGTTTGTATTGGGGATGAATACGCTGAAATCTCCAAACTTAATTGTAAAAATGAACTATGATTGTATTGTAAGTTTGAAATCGACCGGCCCAATTGAATTAAAAACGAATACTGAAACCAGTTATACGCAATTTAAAGAGTTGCCCAGGCAGTACAGAAACAGCTTCGGAAAATAA
- a CDS encoding LytR/AlgR family response regulator transcription factor, which produces MQILIVEDEELAVKKLQKTLLAVDSTANVIGVTDSIKATVDWLNENERPDLILMDIELADGQSFEVFNLVDVKSPVIFTTSYDEYALKAFKVNSIDYLLKPVQKEELQAALQKYRQLHVAAAEGKADINLDSLVKQLQQKLQPKEYRKRFLVKHAQKLVSVEIDEIAYFYSDGRLNFFKTSDNKKYVVDYTMDELEEMLDPEKYFRISRSFYVSVGSIEKIDDYFGNRLILQLKPAVDKEALVSREKVSDFKKWMGK; this is translated from the coding sequence ATGCAAATTCTTATTGTTGAAGACGAAGAACTGGCAGTAAAAAAACTGCAAAAAACTTTACTGGCCGTGGATAGCACTGCTAATGTAATAGGCGTAACCGATAGTATTAAAGCAACCGTTGATTGGTTAAACGAAAATGAACGTCCGGATCTTATTTTGATGGATATAGAGTTGGCCGACGGACAAAGTTTTGAAGTGTTTAATCTCGTAGATGTAAAGAGCCCGGTGATCTTTACTACTTCGTACGATGAATATGCATTGAAAGCATTTAAAGTAAACAGTATAGACTACTTGCTGAAGCCTGTGCAAAAAGAAGAGTTGCAGGCCGCTTTGCAAAAGTATCGTCAGTTACATGTGGCTGCAGCAGAAGGGAAGGCGGATATTAACCTGGATAGCCTTGTGAAGCAATTGCAGCAGAAATTACAACCAAAAGAATACCGTAAGCGATTCCTGGTAAAACATGCGCAGAAACTGGTATCGGTTGAAATTGACGAGATCGCTTATTTCTATAGCGATGGACGGTTGAATTTTTTCAAAACATCCGATAACAAAAAATATGTGGTTGATTATACAATGGACGAATTGGAAGAAATGCTGGACCCGGAAAAATATTTCCGTATTAGCCGTTCCTTTTATGTGTCAGTTGGGAGCATCGAAAAAATTGATGATTATTTTGGCAACCGCCTCATCCTGCAATTAAAACCAGCGGTGGATAAAGAAGCATTAGTAAGCCGTGAAAAGGTGAGTGATTTTAAAAAGTGGATGGGTAAATAA